From Daphnia pulicaria isolate SC F1-1A chromosome 4, SC_F0-13Bv2, whole genome shotgun sequence, one genomic window encodes:
- the LOC124337952 gene encoding basic proline-rich protein-like isoform X2, with translation MLAMIVWRLVATFLFVNVVCGQGYQPPSDEYIYQQQPLQHYDGYETHRQYRSAGDEPTTITPSVSLKQENLSENQTLDSDLGNNSTHINGSITLVTDMPLESSSMASPVPSLLMGRDTSKSVLDSSNLSSIEQLNVTTEKVNSTSDNSTVEEIKILKRRQAQQVLIQQVPTQSQQVPSLVFQPLSFQRSQFIQAPPTLFSGQPGQPALVQVPIGQSQFVPNQLRFVQPQFLVPQIVPLQNSQASITQPPVQSPPKSPPKLSLNPVPLPPAISIPHPNMTTPPSDNDSQANAVKTREANANRMVPKAQQPPMGAFKPMVSPMPPRPTPPPAPVRGSPVAPTTTTPPMQAPMMMPVSAPVQPMVRPQLQGQQAPPQSQQSVVVQNTTPLPRGLMVPPPLSLEAQNGRPTTAVQLGSFPAPTMISFPPQTVQRTGSPMDLQPQQQQQPQLMGQAPPAQVAQRSGPPMDQQSLPVGQSMNQPPSAAQHSVPPVNQPSPPQPMSQTPANQVAQPPGQRSMGQVQQQTMVQPVGQAPQAQAVQRSGPPMDHPLQQQQQQLPVGQAPPSQVAQRSGSPMDQPQQPMPSGQPMGQAPPSQVAQRSGPPMDQPQMLQPSQSMNQPPPDAQRSGPLMNQPSQQQPTSQPMSQTQVTQQPGPQLMGQANALAVQRSGPPMDHPLQQQQQQLPVGQAPPSQGAQRSGSSMDQTQQPMPASQPMGQAPPTQVAQRSGPPMDQPQMLQPSQSMNQPPPDAQRSGPPTNQPSQPQLMGQPMGQASPAQVGQRTGPLLVNQPLPSTSQQPFGAPNSQPPPPPPPPQPQQQMAQQMMGLNQQPPQSPQIAPRINSPMNPPAPSSMMDFSQSVDATSLPVSQFNQRSVQDGRGGHQMNLVPSNKERHMMRRSVDRPRMRRQMDAVPYPSKEAYDSYVVNNYRNLYDEVYPTYTPPVYTTTTAAAPKYEYYVPRY, from the exons ATGTTGGCAATGATAGTATGGAG ATTGGTGGCCACTTTCTTATTTGTGAATGTTGTATGCGGCCAGGGTTATCAGCCCCCTTCAGACGAATATATTTATCAACAACAGCCTCTGCAGCATTATGATGGATATGAAACCCATCGTCAATACAGGTCAGCCGGTGATGAGCCAACAACCATTACACCATCAGTTTCTCTCAAG CAGGAGAATCTATCAGAAAATCAAACATTGGATTCTGATTTGGGCAATAATTCTACACACATAA ATGGTTCCATCACCTTGGTCACTGACATGCCATTGGAAAGCTCATCTATGGCATCACCTGTGCCTTCACTGCTGATGGGTCGTGACACAAGCAAATCTGTGTTGGATTCGTCCAATTTGTCAAGCATCGAGCAGCTGAATGTCACAACTGAAAAAGTTAACTCCACTTCGGATAATTCAACTgttgaagaaatcaaaattttgaagaggCGACAAGCCCAACAAGTACTTATTCAACAGGTACCAACTCAATCCCAACAGGTGCCTTCATTAGTTTTCCAGCCTCTGTCATTTCAAAGAAGTCAGTTTATTCAG GCTCCACCTACATTGTTCTCTGGACAGCCTGGGCAACCAGCTTTAGTTCAGGTGCCGATTGGGCAATCTCAGTTCGTTCCTAATCAGTTGCGGTTCGTTCAACCCCAATTCTTGGTTCCGCAAATCGTTCCTCTACAAAACAGCCAAGCTTCGATCACACAACCACCAGTGCAGTCACCTCCAAAGTCGCCTCCGAAACTATCATTGAATCCCGTCCCGCTTCCTCCAGCCATTTCTATTCCGCATCCTAATATGACCACCCCTCCATCTGATAACGATTCCCAAGCAAATGCGGTAAAGACTCGCGAGGCAAATGCAAATAGAATGGTGCCTAAAGCACAGCAACCACCGATGGGTGCATTTAAACCGATGGTATCTCCCATGCCACCACGACCGACACCTCCACCGGCTCCTGTGCGAGGTTCTCCAGTTgcacctactactactactccgcCGATGCAGGCTCCAAtg ATGATGCCTGTTTCTGCACCTGTTCAGCCCATGGTG AGGCCCCAACTGCAAGGGCAGCAAGCACCACCACAGAGTCAACAATCAGTTGTTGTACAAAACACTACGCCTCTTCCACGCGGATTGATGGTTCCACCACCTCTTTCGTTGGAAGCACAAAACGGTCGGCCAACGACGGCGGTACAGCTGGGTTCGTTTCCTGCACCAACGATGATCTCATTTCCACCTCAAACAGTGCAGCGAACGGGATCGCCAATGGATCTTCaaccccaacagcagcagcagccacaacTGATGGGCCAGGCTCCTCCAGCTCAGGTGGCACAACGATCGGGACCACCGATGGATCAACAATCATTGCCCGTGGGTCAATCGATGAATCAGCCGCCTTCGGCTGCTCAACATTCGGTACCACCCGTGAACCAACCATCACCGCCGCAGCCGATGAGCCAGACTCCTGCAAACCAAGTGGCCCAACCACCTGGTCAACGGTCGATGGGTCAAGTACAACAACAGACGATGGTCCAACCTGTGGGTCAAGCCCCTCAAGCTCAGGCTGTACAAAGATCCGGACCGCCAATGGATCATCCcctgcaacaacagcaacaacaactgccCGTGGGTCAGGCTCCTCCATCTCAGGTGGCACAGAGGTCGGGATCGCCGATGGATCAACCACAACAGCCAATGCCCTCTGGTCAGCCGATGGGTCAGGCTCCTCCATCTCAGGTGGCACAGCGGTCCGGACCACCGATGGATCAACCCCAAATGCTGCAACCGAGTCAGTCAATGAATCAGCCTCCTCCAGATGCTCAACGTTCGGGACCACTGATGAATCAACCGTCACAGCAGCAACCGACCAGCCAGCCGATGAGCCAGACTCAAGTTACCCAACAACCTGGACCACAATTGATGGGCCAAGCAAATGCCCTGGCGGTACAACGATCGGGACCGCCAATGGATCATCCcctgcaacaacagcaacaacaactgccCGTGGGTCAGGCTCCTCCATCTCAAGGAGCTCAGCGGTCGGGATCGTCTATGGATCAAACACAACAACCAATGCCCGCGAGCCAACCAATGGGCCAGGCTCCTCCAACTCAGGTGGCACAGCGATCCGGACCACCGATGGATCAACCCCAAATGCTGCAACCGAGTCAGTCAATGAATCAGCCTCCTCCAGATGCTCAACGTTCTGGACCACCTACGAATCAACCATCACAGCCGCAATTGATGGGTCAACCTATGGGACAAGCTTCTCCAGCTCAGGTGGGACAGCGGACAGGTCCTTTGCTAGTCAACCAACCGCTACCAAGCACATCGCAACAGCCATTTGGAGCACCAAATAGTCAgcctcctccaccaccaccacctcctcagCCCCAGCAGCAAATGGCCCAACAGATGATGGGACTTAATCAGCAGCCACCTCAATCGCCTCAAATTGCCCCACGTATTAATTCTCCAATGAATCCACCAGCTCCATCTTCAATG ATGGACTTCTCTCAGTCAGTTGATGCGACTTCGCTACCCGTGTCGCAATTTAATCAAAGGAGTGTCCAGGATGGGCGCGGTGGACATCAAATGAACTTGGTTCCATCAAACAAAGAAAGGCATATGATGAGACGAAGCGTTGATAGACCCCGTATGAGAAGGCAAATGGATGCTGTTCCCTATCCGTCCAAGGAGGCTTACGATTCTTATGTCGTGAATAATTACCGCAACTTATACGATGAAGTTTATCCGACATACACCCCTCCAGTATATACCACCACCACTGCTGCCGCTCCAAAATATGAATATTACGTCCCACGTTATTGA
- the LOC124337952 gene encoding basic proline-rich protein-like isoform X3, translating to MLAMIVWRLVATFLFVNVVCGQGYQPPSDEYIYQQQPLQHYDGYETHRQYRSAGDEPTTITPSVSLKENLSENQTLDSDLGNNSTHINGSITLVTDMPLESSSMASPVPSLLMGRDTSKSVLDSSNLSSIEQLNVTTEKVNSTSDNSTVEEIKILKRRQAQQVLIQQVPTQSQQVPSLVFQPLSFQRSQFIQAPPTLFSGQPGQPALVQVPIGQSQFVPNQLRFVQPQFLVPQIVPLQNSQASITQPPVQSPPKSPPKLSLNPVPLPPAISIPHPNMTTPPSDNDSQANAVKTREANANRMVPKAQQPPMGAFKPMVSPMPPRPTPPPAPVRGSPVAPTTTTPPMQAPMQMMPVSAPVQPMVRPQLQGQQAPPQSQQSVVVQNTTPLPRGLMVPPPLSLEAQNGRPTTAVQLGSFPAPTMISFPPQTVQRTGSPMDLQPQQQQQPQLMGQAPPAQVAQRSGPPMDQQSLPVGQSMNQPPSAAQHSVPPVNQPSPPQPMSQTPANQVAQPPGQRSMGQVQQQTMVQPVGQAPQAQAVQRSGPPMDHPLQQQQQQLPVGQAPPSQVAQRSGSPMDQPQQPMPSGQPMGQAPPSQVAQRSGPPMDQPQMLQPSQSMNQPPPDAQRSGPLMNQPSQQQPTSQPMSQTQVTQQPGPQLMGQANALAVQRSGPPMDHPLQQQQQQLPVGQAPPSQGAQRSGSSMDQTQQPMPASQPMGQAPPTQVAQRSGPPMDQPQMLQPSQSMNQPPPDAQRSGPPTNQPSQPQLMGQPMGQASPAQVGQRTGPLLVNQPLPSTSQQPFGAPNSQPPPPPPPPQPQQQMAQQMMGLNQQPPQSPQIAPRINSPMNPPAPSSMMDFSQSVDATSLPVSQFNQRSVQDGRGGHQMNLVPSNKERHMMRRSVDRPRMRRQMDAVPYPSKEAYDSYVVNNYRNLYDEVYPTYTPPVYTTTTAAAPKYEYYVPRY from the exons ATGTTGGCAATGATAGTATGGAG ATTGGTGGCCACTTTCTTATTTGTGAATGTTGTATGCGGCCAGGGTTATCAGCCCCCTTCAGACGAATATATTTATCAACAACAGCCTCTGCAGCATTATGATGGATATGAAACCCATCGTCAATACAGGTCAGCCGGTGATGAGCCAACAACCATTACACCATCAGTTTCTCTCAAG GAGAATCTATCAGAAAATCAAACATTGGATTCTGATTTGGGCAATAATTCTACACACATAA ATGGTTCCATCACCTTGGTCACTGACATGCCATTGGAAAGCTCATCTATGGCATCACCTGTGCCTTCACTGCTGATGGGTCGTGACACAAGCAAATCTGTGTTGGATTCGTCCAATTTGTCAAGCATCGAGCAGCTGAATGTCACAACTGAAAAAGTTAACTCCACTTCGGATAATTCAACTgttgaagaaatcaaaattttgaagaggCGACAAGCCCAACAAGTACTTATTCAACAGGTACCAACTCAATCCCAACAGGTGCCTTCATTAGTTTTCCAGCCTCTGTCATTTCAAAGAAGTCAGTTTATTCAG GCTCCACCTACATTGTTCTCTGGACAGCCTGGGCAACCAGCTTTAGTTCAGGTGCCGATTGGGCAATCTCAGTTCGTTCCTAATCAGTTGCGGTTCGTTCAACCCCAATTCTTGGTTCCGCAAATCGTTCCTCTACAAAACAGCCAAGCTTCGATCACACAACCACCAGTGCAGTCACCTCCAAAGTCGCCTCCGAAACTATCATTGAATCCCGTCCCGCTTCCTCCAGCCATTTCTATTCCGCATCCTAATATGACCACCCCTCCATCTGATAACGATTCCCAAGCAAATGCGGTAAAGACTCGCGAGGCAAATGCAAATAGAATGGTGCCTAAAGCACAGCAACCACCGATGGGTGCATTTAAACCGATGGTATCTCCCATGCCACCACGACCGACACCTCCACCGGCTCCTGTGCGAGGTTCTCCAGTTgcacctactactactactccgcCGATGCAGGCTCCAAtg CAGATGATGCCTGTTTCTGCACCTGTTCAGCCCATGGTG AGGCCCCAACTGCAAGGGCAGCAAGCACCACCACAGAGTCAACAATCAGTTGTTGTACAAAACACTACGCCTCTTCCACGCGGATTGATGGTTCCACCACCTCTTTCGTTGGAAGCACAAAACGGTCGGCCAACGACGGCGGTACAGCTGGGTTCGTTTCCTGCACCAACGATGATCTCATTTCCACCTCAAACAGTGCAGCGAACGGGATCGCCAATGGATCTTCaaccccaacagcagcagcagccacaacTGATGGGCCAGGCTCCTCCAGCTCAGGTGGCACAACGATCGGGACCACCGATGGATCAACAATCATTGCCCGTGGGTCAATCGATGAATCAGCCGCCTTCGGCTGCTCAACATTCGGTACCACCCGTGAACCAACCATCACCGCCGCAGCCGATGAGCCAGACTCCTGCAAACCAAGTGGCCCAACCACCTGGTCAACGGTCGATGGGTCAAGTACAACAACAGACGATGGTCCAACCTGTGGGTCAAGCCCCTCAAGCTCAGGCTGTACAAAGATCCGGACCGCCAATGGATCATCCcctgcaacaacagcaacaacaactgccCGTGGGTCAGGCTCCTCCATCTCAGGTGGCACAGAGGTCGGGATCGCCGATGGATCAACCACAACAGCCAATGCCCTCTGGTCAGCCGATGGGTCAGGCTCCTCCATCTCAGGTGGCACAGCGGTCCGGACCACCGATGGATCAACCCCAAATGCTGCAACCGAGTCAGTCAATGAATCAGCCTCCTCCAGATGCTCAACGTTCGGGACCACTGATGAATCAACCGTCACAGCAGCAACCGACCAGCCAGCCGATGAGCCAGACTCAAGTTACCCAACAACCTGGACCACAATTGATGGGCCAAGCAAATGCCCTGGCGGTACAACGATCGGGACCGCCAATGGATCATCCcctgcaacaacagcaacaacaactgccCGTGGGTCAGGCTCCTCCATCTCAAGGAGCTCAGCGGTCGGGATCGTCTATGGATCAAACACAACAACCAATGCCCGCGAGCCAACCAATGGGCCAGGCTCCTCCAACTCAGGTGGCACAGCGATCCGGACCACCGATGGATCAACCCCAAATGCTGCAACCGAGTCAGTCAATGAATCAGCCTCCTCCAGATGCTCAACGTTCTGGACCACCTACGAATCAACCATCACAGCCGCAATTGATGGGTCAACCTATGGGACAAGCTTCTCCAGCTCAGGTGGGACAGCGGACAGGTCCTTTGCTAGTCAACCAACCGCTACCAAGCACATCGCAACAGCCATTTGGAGCACCAAATAGTCAgcctcctccaccaccaccacctcctcagCCCCAGCAGCAAATGGCCCAACAGATGATGGGACTTAATCAGCAGCCACCTCAATCGCCTCAAATTGCCCCACGTATTAATTCTCCAATGAATCCACCAGCTCCATCTTCAATG ATGGACTTCTCTCAGTCAGTTGATGCGACTTCGCTACCCGTGTCGCAATTTAATCAAAGGAGTGTCCAGGATGGGCGCGGTGGACATCAAATGAACTTGGTTCCATCAAACAAAGAAAGGCATATGATGAGACGAAGCGTTGATAGACCCCGTATGAGAAGGCAAATGGATGCTGTTCCCTATCCGTCCAAGGAGGCTTACGATTCTTATGTCGTGAATAATTACCGCAACTTATACGATGAAGTTTATCCGACATACACCCCTCCAGTATATACCACCACCACTGCTGCCGCTCCAAAATATGAATATTACGTCCCACGTTATTGA
- the LOC124337952 gene encoding basic proline-rich protein-like isoform X1 gives MLAMIVWRLVATFLFVNVVCGQGYQPPSDEYIYQQQPLQHYDGYETHRQYRSAGDEPTTITPSVSLKQENLSENQTLDSDLGNNSTHINGSITLVTDMPLESSSMASPVPSLLMGRDTSKSVLDSSNLSSIEQLNVTTEKVNSTSDNSTVEEIKILKRRQAQQVLIQQVPTQSQQVPSLVFQPLSFQRSQFIQAPPTLFSGQPGQPALVQVPIGQSQFVPNQLRFVQPQFLVPQIVPLQNSQASITQPPVQSPPKSPPKLSLNPVPLPPAISIPHPNMTTPPSDNDSQANAVKTREANANRMVPKAQQPPMGAFKPMVSPMPPRPTPPPAPVRGSPVAPTTTTPPMQAPMQMMPVSAPVQPMVRPQLQGQQAPPQSQQSVVVQNTTPLPRGLMVPPPLSLEAQNGRPTTAVQLGSFPAPTMISFPPQTVQRTGSPMDLQPQQQQQPQLMGQAPPAQVAQRSGPPMDQQSLPVGQSMNQPPSAAQHSVPPVNQPSPPQPMSQTPANQVAQPPGQRSMGQVQQQTMVQPVGQAPQAQAVQRSGPPMDHPLQQQQQQLPVGQAPPSQVAQRSGSPMDQPQQPMPSGQPMGQAPPSQVAQRSGPPMDQPQMLQPSQSMNQPPPDAQRSGPLMNQPSQQQPTSQPMSQTQVTQQPGPQLMGQANALAVQRSGPPMDHPLQQQQQQLPVGQAPPSQGAQRSGSSMDQTQQPMPASQPMGQAPPTQVAQRSGPPMDQPQMLQPSQSMNQPPPDAQRSGPPTNQPSQPQLMGQPMGQASPAQVGQRTGPLLVNQPLPSTSQQPFGAPNSQPPPPPPPPQPQQQMAQQMMGLNQQPPQSPQIAPRINSPMNPPAPSSMMDFSQSVDATSLPVSQFNQRSVQDGRGGHQMNLVPSNKERHMMRRSVDRPRMRRQMDAVPYPSKEAYDSYVVNNYRNLYDEVYPTYTPPVYTTTTAAAPKYEYYVPRY, from the exons ATGTTGGCAATGATAGTATGGAG ATTGGTGGCCACTTTCTTATTTGTGAATGTTGTATGCGGCCAGGGTTATCAGCCCCCTTCAGACGAATATATTTATCAACAACAGCCTCTGCAGCATTATGATGGATATGAAACCCATCGTCAATACAGGTCAGCCGGTGATGAGCCAACAACCATTACACCATCAGTTTCTCTCAAG CAGGAGAATCTATCAGAAAATCAAACATTGGATTCTGATTTGGGCAATAATTCTACACACATAA ATGGTTCCATCACCTTGGTCACTGACATGCCATTGGAAAGCTCATCTATGGCATCACCTGTGCCTTCACTGCTGATGGGTCGTGACACAAGCAAATCTGTGTTGGATTCGTCCAATTTGTCAAGCATCGAGCAGCTGAATGTCACAACTGAAAAAGTTAACTCCACTTCGGATAATTCAACTgttgaagaaatcaaaattttgaagaggCGACAAGCCCAACAAGTACTTATTCAACAGGTACCAACTCAATCCCAACAGGTGCCTTCATTAGTTTTCCAGCCTCTGTCATTTCAAAGAAGTCAGTTTATTCAG GCTCCACCTACATTGTTCTCTGGACAGCCTGGGCAACCAGCTTTAGTTCAGGTGCCGATTGGGCAATCTCAGTTCGTTCCTAATCAGTTGCGGTTCGTTCAACCCCAATTCTTGGTTCCGCAAATCGTTCCTCTACAAAACAGCCAAGCTTCGATCACACAACCACCAGTGCAGTCACCTCCAAAGTCGCCTCCGAAACTATCATTGAATCCCGTCCCGCTTCCTCCAGCCATTTCTATTCCGCATCCTAATATGACCACCCCTCCATCTGATAACGATTCCCAAGCAAATGCGGTAAAGACTCGCGAGGCAAATGCAAATAGAATGGTGCCTAAAGCACAGCAACCACCGATGGGTGCATTTAAACCGATGGTATCTCCCATGCCACCACGACCGACACCTCCACCGGCTCCTGTGCGAGGTTCTCCAGTTgcacctactactactactccgcCGATGCAGGCTCCAAtg CAGATGATGCCTGTTTCTGCACCTGTTCAGCCCATGGTG AGGCCCCAACTGCAAGGGCAGCAAGCACCACCACAGAGTCAACAATCAGTTGTTGTACAAAACACTACGCCTCTTCCACGCGGATTGATGGTTCCACCACCTCTTTCGTTGGAAGCACAAAACGGTCGGCCAACGACGGCGGTACAGCTGGGTTCGTTTCCTGCACCAACGATGATCTCATTTCCACCTCAAACAGTGCAGCGAACGGGATCGCCAATGGATCTTCaaccccaacagcagcagcagccacaacTGATGGGCCAGGCTCCTCCAGCTCAGGTGGCACAACGATCGGGACCACCGATGGATCAACAATCATTGCCCGTGGGTCAATCGATGAATCAGCCGCCTTCGGCTGCTCAACATTCGGTACCACCCGTGAACCAACCATCACCGCCGCAGCCGATGAGCCAGACTCCTGCAAACCAAGTGGCCCAACCACCTGGTCAACGGTCGATGGGTCAAGTACAACAACAGACGATGGTCCAACCTGTGGGTCAAGCCCCTCAAGCTCAGGCTGTACAAAGATCCGGACCGCCAATGGATCATCCcctgcaacaacagcaacaacaactgccCGTGGGTCAGGCTCCTCCATCTCAGGTGGCACAGAGGTCGGGATCGCCGATGGATCAACCACAACAGCCAATGCCCTCTGGTCAGCCGATGGGTCAGGCTCCTCCATCTCAGGTGGCACAGCGGTCCGGACCACCGATGGATCAACCCCAAATGCTGCAACCGAGTCAGTCAATGAATCAGCCTCCTCCAGATGCTCAACGTTCGGGACCACTGATGAATCAACCGTCACAGCAGCAACCGACCAGCCAGCCGATGAGCCAGACTCAAGTTACCCAACAACCTGGACCACAATTGATGGGCCAAGCAAATGCCCTGGCGGTACAACGATCGGGACCGCCAATGGATCATCCcctgcaacaacagcaacaacaactgccCGTGGGTCAGGCTCCTCCATCTCAAGGAGCTCAGCGGTCGGGATCGTCTATGGATCAAACACAACAACCAATGCCCGCGAGCCAACCAATGGGCCAGGCTCCTCCAACTCAGGTGGCACAGCGATCCGGACCACCGATGGATCAACCCCAAATGCTGCAACCGAGTCAGTCAATGAATCAGCCTCCTCCAGATGCTCAACGTTCTGGACCACCTACGAATCAACCATCACAGCCGCAATTGATGGGTCAACCTATGGGACAAGCTTCTCCAGCTCAGGTGGGACAGCGGACAGGTCCTTTGCTAGTCAACCAACCGCTACCAAGCACATCGCAACAGCCATTTGGAGCACCAAATAGTCAgcctcctccaccaccaccacctcctcagCCCCAGCAGCAAATGGCCCAACAGATGATGGGACTTAATCAGCAGCCACCTCAATCGCCTCAAATTGCCCCACGTATTAATTCTCCAATGAATCCACCAGCTCCATCTTCAATG ATGGACTTCTCTCAGTCAGTTGATGCGACTTCGCTACCCGTGTCGCAATTTAATCAAAGGAGTGTCCAGGATGGGCGCGGTGGACATCAAATGAACTTGGTTCCATCAAACAAAGAAAGGCATATGATGAGACGAAGCGTTGATAGACCCCGTATGAGAAGGCAAATGGATGCTGTTCCCTATCCGTCCAAGGAGGCTTACGATTCTTATGTCGTGAATAATTACCGCAACTTATACGATGAAGTTTATCCGACATACACCCCTCCAGTATATACCACCACCACTGCTGCCGCTCCAAAATATGAATATTACGTCCCACGTTATTGA